In Papaver somniferum cultivar HN1 chromosome 9, ASM357369v1, whole genome shotgun sequence, the genomic stretch TCAGTATTAAAGTAGTATTGTCTAGTACCGGTAGAATCAGCCCATCTCCCATCGTTCTTCCGTCACAAGTCCTCAAATGTCTATTCAACTTTTTATCTAAATAGTAAATCCCATCATGCTTGTCTGTCATCGCCAAATCAGCATCTTCGTGGCTCATAAATGAAAAATGTTCGAGACATATTTTAACAtcgaaaatgatttttttttgataaaagctGTATTGTATTTATCGATGAGAATCAGGCAAAAACTGTCTTAACAGTACAGGGTTTATCGAAAATGATTTATACGCAACCAAGTGTATGCACCGTGTGAGAGGGGTGGGATCCACTCATGCCTCTCACTTATCCCAATGTAGAGAGGGTGATCTTTTTGCCGTTGGATCCTCTCGGTGCATACACTTCGTTGTGTATGTAGCAAAGCCGTTTTAACATTGCTATACATGATGATGATAAAGCTTTACAGACTAGCACAACTGTTAAAGTCCTCATGCAGATGTCATTTACTTATCCTCAGATCATATGAGGGTGACAAGCAGTAATAACAAATGCAGCTGTTTGCAGTTTTACCACAATTTAACTGCCGCAACACTATGTATCTTTTTGAATTGTTAACCTTGGTGAATTCTACTTCAAACTGTTTTCTTTCTGCAAGTCTGGTACAGGGGTTAGCACCTAGCAGTACCAAGCCGAACCATTCTTTAATCATATAGAGTTCAGGTAGGTCTTAGTGAACCCTCTATTCCACCGCCACCctacttccttgatattttcattTGAACGATCAAAATCAAACACCACATGTGTGTGCAATGTAACAGTATATGTAATGGTTGTGGTCAACACAATACAATAAATGGGATAGCATTTGACTTGGATTTCTTTCATCCTTCATGAAAGGTGGTGCAAAACGAAATGAGGGTTATACGTTCAATCAATCAAGCTCTAACACGAACATGTGATTCGTACCCTTGTAATTAATGATTATTATGTGAATAAGGGAGATTTGGGGACATACTCTAAATTATGGTAACCCGTGTGCTGATATAATCCCATATTAGGGCAATTTTAATCGAGTTATCGGATGGGCAAGTTTGACGATTATGACCATACCATGGCCAAATGGAACTGGTTGGGCAAATGTCCAAATCTCGGAATTTGCTTATCAAATCTATAATTTAAAATCCCACATATGTTAGAGAAAATGGGTCAAATGTccaaaaattcataaaatctgGTTGCAATGGACAGGTTAATTGTCTACATAGGCAAAATGGATGGAAACTAGTTAAAATCAAAACCGACTAAAATGTCCCTTTTTATTATGGTTCTTAAAACTACAGAAAGACCCATTTTTCAGTTTTTCTCCACTGTGAAACTCACGCCCAAAAAacttcaggcgcgcacccattttttgtgagaaaatttctcacaaacccagaatttataaaattatgttCCCATCTGTTTTTTTCTTCTACTACTCCCGACAAactatctttcttcttcttcgattccttttcttcttcctcccaacAGTAATCCCGATGTAGATGGTATAGGAAAATAGATAGATTGTCTAAGAATTTGTTTTTCTAAAGTTTCTGCCAGATTTACGAGGATGGACAAGGTTTTTGGGTTTAGTTAGAACCCGAGAATACACAAAAGACAACTGGTATGTTGCCATTGATATGAAATGGATGATAAACTGAGAGATATAAGAGATTCGAGTCTGTTACTGGGTTAGCATGAATGGGTTCTACTAATTTCGGACTCTCAATCGAATCCTGAGTTGGTGTTGTACAGGTTCATTCCGTGAAATCAGTTGGACAATGGCTTGTTGGTTTTGTGATGAATGTCTCAGAGTTTGTGAACCTGTATCTGCCATGGTTCAGGGGTTATGTTTgaattgcagggaaggagataaTTGGCAGGAGACCACATACAATCAACAGCCAACCATCATCAGATTGCCAGACACACACCAGTTGTTCGATAAAATGACTTCTTCAGAAATTAGTCAGGCTGATGGAACATTAAAAGGTTGCACCACGTCTTCAAATAATTTGGAATTGGATGTGTCATCAAGACAGAACGTAGGCAATCTACCCGCAAAGAATGACGAAGAGAAGTTGGCAGGAGAGATTGATTTTCAGAGTGGTGGTGTCAGTTTGCGTGGTGATGATTGTGAATTTATAGCTGAGACACAATCAGTCGATAAACTCTTAGGAAAAGTTTCTGGCCAAGTGAGCTCGGATACTACTAAACGCAGGAATATCGTTACCCCAAAAGAATTCTTTGAACATTATCCACAAGCAGGTGAAGTATGGGCAGTTTATGAAGAGTGGAAACCATTTGGTTGGTGCTCGGATCCTAAAACCAGAAGAGAATGAAAGTTCCTCACTGATTACTGCTTGTTGGTTTTGTGATAAATGTCTCAGAGTTTGTGAACCTGTATCTGCCATGGTTCAGGGGTTATGTTTgaattgcagggaaggagataaTTGGCAGGAGACCACATACAATCAAGAGCTAACCATCATCAGATTGCCAGACACACACCAGTTGTTCGATAAAATGACTTCTTCAGAAATTAGtcaatggtggtgttgatgttggtTTCAATGGGTTatgcatttaaaagaaaatggagctAAAAGGATGCTGCAGTGGCAAGGAAAAGGAGATGGAAGTGCAAATGGGTTTGGTGTGCGTGTGAcgtgcatttaaaagaaaatggaggtgtgaatagtgatgcataacaggttatgcatctacaaaatttattgcataaactgttatgcattctcgaaattggttgcataacacgttctgcagttgttgttttttttgcataacttgttatgcagtccagaaaacgattgcataacacgttatgcaactacttttttcttagtattgaaaccaacagaaaataaggctgcataacttgtcatgcacctacaataatatctacataacatgttatgaagtcgtgaaaattgatgcataacctgttatgcatccgaaaatatgacttcataatgcatcgagaaaattgttgcacaatcttttatgcatcgagaaaatagacgcataacctgatatgcatccgtaaatatggatgcatacagcattatgcatcaatttttttatgtacgcactaaaatcaaccaaaacaatggttacataacttgttatagatgcacaactttgttatccaaatgcataatttgttatgcagtggagaaaatggttgcataattcgttatgcgtcagcagaatgtgttatgcaccttttttggtggctgcataatggttatgtatcaagttttcgaaaattttgcctaaaatgatgatcacctccgattttttcgtgaaaaacaaaaaattgatattcttgtttgtactcgttgcgtagctctcttaaaaagatttccaacgatataaaatttgtaaaattccaaggcgcgaatttttagatatgttatatccaagttgtgttgctaattatacccctgatgcataacctgtcatgcggatgcataatccgtcatgcagacatttttaataatttcatataattatgggtgtcatgaaactaaaaattaattgtgagcctgacaatgagaatatcattttttttgggcctgcgcctaattttcccttccTAATATTTCTTTTCGTTTTTTCCGTTATCACCAAAATCAACAAATTAAAACCAAATCCAAAATAACTATCACCAGTTCTCGTTCTCCACCGTCTCCACTATTAGGGGCGGAGGCAGGAATTTAAGACAGGGGGCGCAAGAAAAAATACACAACAAAGAAAATTTTTCTTTAAGAGAACAATGTACCAAGTTCAGACTAATGAGAGTTAtgcttttgttttgcttttgcgaATACAAGCCTCCTGTGGATGAACGATTGAGGGAGACGGTCAAAGTGGACTTTTTTCTATTGGTCTGGGTTTTTTTTTAGCTTAGGGTGTGCAAGTACTGAGATTTTAGGGGAtgcaaagtttttttttcttctttttggcttGAAAAATACTAAACTTCATATCGTTTTTGAAAATCAAGGGGTGCAATCGCACCCCCTTGCAACACGTTGCCTCCGCCCCTGTCCACCATCATCTTTCTCCACCATCAAAACAGTTACCACCATCATCATCTTTCTACACTTGCTCCTCCATCAACGATATCAACACTAATTTTCTCCACAATCAACCACATTAACAGTAACTACCACAAAACACCAACAATAACTCCCCCATCATTAAAAGAGATATGTAAAATGCCTAATTACGGTTTGGATCAACCAATTTCACAAAATGAATCTTGAATCTATTAAAACTCGTAtgtttagaaaccctaattttatatttttgttttaatttcataacATAATGGATTGATTGTtgaattttgttgatttttgttttcatgTAACTAAGTGTAACTAAGTGATTTTGTATGTATTTTTGTACAAATTGGTGTGAGTGATGTGTCTGCGGTACTAGGTGATTTTAAGTTAACATTATTTGCTGAACCTATGTTCAAATTAATTGGTTGTAATGAACTTAATGCTGGTTATGCTGCAGAAAACGGTTTCGTCCTGTGTATTCTAAACAAAATCAAATTTttgggcaggatgaaactggtttcatcatgtgTTACCACTAGATTAAACCTCTACATAATCATGTTATTACCTACATACTCTTATGACATGCTATTTAATTTGGTATGTGATTTGTTGAACTCGAAAGACATTGTTGGCATGTTGCCTTACAATTTTAGTTTTATGTGATTAACTCAATTCTAAGCATCAGTTCAGTTCTGAATTTTTGTTAAACCCGCTTTAGAAAATAATGTagttctaaatttttcatcctagtgTACATTCTGATGCGTTTATCTGGTTTCATCATGTGTTGCCACTGGATGAGACCGATTTTATCATGTGTTGTCAATTGATGAAACCTTTGTACACCCAATGCTATTACTGGatgtaattggtttcatcatgtgtTGCCAATGAATGATCCTGGTTTCATCTTGTGTTACCaatagatgaaactggtttcatcctgcacaAAAAACATATCTTTCAGAAAATTTCAGTTTCATCCAGGCTTGATCTGTGTTTTACCTGAATTTTTAATTGTTGAATATACGATCAAATAGTCGTTTATGAATGAACTacgattttaattgttgtagggATAGAAAGAGTATTAAATTAAGAACAAAGAACAGGCATGATAGGGTTATGAGGCCGGGGGAAGAAATATTATACGATCTTCAATTGACCAAGTATTGATGTATGGAGAATTTTGTTTGTGTTAAACATCACCACTATATACTGGGATACAAGTACTAAGCTCGAGAACCGTGGTTACTTCTTCTCCATAAGCTCAAGAAGTATCACAAAATCTTCATGTAGAGGCATCTTGTGGCTTCAATTGATTTGTAAAAAGGTTCTATTAATGTCGTGTTGTATATCTAATTTATTATTGTTACAATTTTTTGATGGATTTAATTTTAAAAATAACAAAGGATTGTGCATTACTTATATCTCCggaataataatatatattttctCGCACGCTTAAATGGTATCCATTATTTGGTACCATGTTATTGTAAGTAAGTTAATTCTTTTTCTAATTGAGTAGAAGTGCTTTTATTCCGGAAGTACTTGgtttccatttttatgatttttatgcaAGGAAAGAACTTTATTGCTAGAATGTTCTAACTAAGGGATCAAGTTTACTTGAGCTCAAAGTAAAAGGTTATTCTAATCAAAAGATTTATTAATAGTCGGCTGGCAAAGGAGAATGATATCAATTCTTTCAAATTAGGGGCCTATTTATTTGGGCAATTTGAAAAGCAATAAATGATGTTGAGACAAATCTCGAAGTGGGTACAATTACTAAGATTGTTTCTTGTTGGTATAATTTCTATAAGCAGGTATCTGAAAATAATTTCATTGTTGAGAACTCAAATATTAACTTAGATACTAGATTTCAACAAGGAATAAGTTATCAAATTAATGTATACAGAGCTTTTGATCTTAGTATGGGTTAGGAATCTTCATTTAGTTTTTTTCGAGGGATCTGGTGCTGAAATGTTAAACTTTCAATTACCAATCATAGCTGAAGCCAGGGACTTCGTGTTAGCGTTGCAACtggaattgaaaaaaaaaagaattcaacTATTTCATCATTAAAAGGGATGCACAGGTTTGTTAGCATTCTTAATTAGGTGAATTCCGTAGTCCCTTGAAGAATTAAAATACAGATTTTGCAAATCAGAGAATTATTGGAGAAAATTCCTAGAGCTAAGTTCAACTTTGTCTCACAAAAGATCAGCTCTGTTATGAACAATTTAGCTCACTATTGTTGGTGGCTAGTTAACTCGTCTTCGTGTCTTGCGACTCTCTTGTCTGAGAATCACTCCTCTTAACtggtttattttgtttttctcctaacaaaaacaaaataaaaattccaATCCAAATACCTAAGCTTTCTCCGTTACAAATGTCACAAAAGGATTTCcatttccatttttttctttcaatttatgtGAAAACAAGATATTGCTTTGATAATTTCTAGTCTTTCCTACCTTATTTCATGCCATCATGACCATCAGCCCATGCTCTCCGTTACTTTGGTGCGCCATGCACAGAGATATGATATTTGAAACATTTAGATTTCAAATCTCCCCCCCATGCGGTTTGGGAGTTTGTAAGCACTCACTTTCGGACAGCATGGCTCCGTAACAATCcaaaaggaaaaaccctgattccCTGAACGCGGTTTAGTAGGGTTTATGCTTATAACAAATCGGGTGGTTCACGAGAAATCCTTCTTCGAAAAATATTCGTGGCATGCAATTAAAATAACAGTAGCCAGTAGGGACCACACATCTTACTGGCAGTCTGCCACTTTGGCTCGGAAGGATACAAAACAAACAGTCTATGAGCCGTTCCTTCTATCGCCACTTGTATCTGATACATTTACAATTGGCACTCATTTTGCAGTCGATATTAACAAACGTGTACATCTAGTCTTTGTAGTTTTCACCTTGTTTTACGATATTGTCcatgtgtttttcctttatttaCGGTCATCCCCGAATAAACTGATTCTGCCGCTATTATCCCGTTTCATTCCTGTTTCCTTCTAGTAAATTGTTCTGAATTCAAATCTAATCTGATGCTGTGGAAACACCTAGTCAAAATTAGTCAATCCAAATCCGTTCTCAATTATTTTGATATGATCTGTTTTTAATTTGTTCAATCATCAGTTTTTAATTCTTGTCTGAATCTTTCTGTATGATAActcgttttggtttttgaatttattGTAAAATTCTCTCTGTTTTTGATATcctagtttttatttttctttttctccctTTCTTCGTGTCGATCTCTGGTTCTAATTGATCTGTTTTTCCCTTTAATGGCAGATTAATCTTCTCCTTTATCTGTTGCCACGCATGGTGTTGCAGTATTGTCCCATCAATTATCTAGGTTTCTCAATGGTTGGCAGTATCAAAGTTGGCATCTTCAAAAGTTGGCCTTATCTAACAGTGGTGtgtaccttattcatctttatcttgtCGATCCATCGTTATCTGTTTGGGAATCATTTTTTTGGTCTTAACAAGCTGCTACCTTTATCGACCTCCGCTTCTGATGTTATCTTAATTTTTTTAGAAGCTTTGATTCCTACAACTTTTTATCTGTTCTTCCAATTTCTTAAACCTTTAACCCatacttatcccttttacctcttGCCACCTCCTTCATGttttgtttataaaacccacctcacaaccttcttctttcttcgtaCCCTCTTTTGTTTTGttatcatcttctttctctttatTTTCATGGCTCGTCCTTTTTTGAATAATATTGCTCACCAAATGGAAAGTGTTTCTATTAGTGAAGAGCCTATTAGAAGAAGAGTGATTATGCATTCTAACACTGCTATCTTAGCTGGAATTAGGGATTGACAGTTTAGTCTTGCTGGTAAGCTTTATGCTCCGGGGGTTATGTCTTGGCAGGATGCTGAACGTGCAGCTAAATTTATTTGGCCTCCTCTTCGAAGACACAATCAATGGTTTGTCCAGGTGCGTGGTTTAGAACCAAATATTTTTGTCATCaagtttaaaatttcagaagataaAGATGCAATTTTATTTGGTGGAGCTTGGAACCTTGATGGTCATTTGATTGTTTTAAAGGATTGGAATCCCACTATGGATTATCATCTACTGGATTTTTCGGTTTCTCCTTTTTGGTTAGAGTATAAATATCTTTTACCTGAATTCACCTATGCTGATATTCTTCGAATGTTTGGTAATATTGTCGGGGAAGTTAGAGTTATAGAACCAGATGGTGTGAACCCTCCTACATCCTCTAAGTATAGAGCTCTTGTTCTCATTAATGTTAACACTCCCCTTATTACTGGTATAACTACTACTAATGCTGCTGGTGTAACTAGGTGGATTGGTTTTTTTTATGAGAAACAGCCTTATTGTCTTCGTCCTGAATGTAAAGTTCCTAATCATGAAGAGATTGACTGTGCTAATATGACTCATACCCGTCATGAGATGGAAGAAATTGTTCGTGGTTTTGGTTTTGTAGAGCCCATTTTTCCTCCTCAAAGGAATCCTGAGCAAGAAGCACAACTCTTTCTACAACATGGATCTCAGAGACGTGATAGACTACGACAACCTATTGAACAACATCCTAGACACTTTGATGGTATGCGCCTTTCAATCTTCTCGGCCACTGATTCAGGTTCTGGTGCTTCCTCTTCATATCACAATCAAGCTCAGCCCTCTTCTTCTTTGAGACCATCTTATACTATGACTAGTGACGGTGCTAGTACTAGTGGTGTTAAGAAAAGATATCGTCGTACACCTATTTTGGTTATAACTTCTGAGCCGCATATTCCTGATGCTGATTTGGATGACAATGTGGTTACTTCTCAAGTGGATGATACTGTCTCTGTTGAAGATGATACCACTGCTTCAGCCATAGATAATGTTTGGGACATTGCTGCAGCCTCTGCTTATAATGCACAGAATCATACTGATGCATGGCAACAGGTGATTGTCAAAACTTATCCTTCTTTATTcatttttgctttgttttttcttttgttgttttcttgCAGTCTTTTTTTGAATTTCTCTGTTATTACCGTCATGAAAATTCTTTCCTGGAACTGTCAAGGTATAGGTAACCCTCATACCCGTGATTATCTTCATTTCTGTTTGACCAACAATGACCCAGATATTTTTTTCTTGTGTGAAACCAAAGCTCAGTCTAATAATATGAGATTTTATCTTTCTAAAACTAAATATCCTCATTACTGGTTTCATCCCTCTTTGGGTCTCTCTGGAGGTATCTCTCTTggctggaaaaatggaattgatattgaaatcatGCATACAACCTCTAAAACTATCCATGTTATTGTCCATACTCGTGATAATAATATGGATTTCTTGATAACCTTCATGTATGGTGCTCATGATGATACAGAAAATGCTAACCAATGGCAATATATTATTAATATGCATTTGTTTGTTGATCTTCCTTGGGTTCTTCTAGGTGATTTAAACTTCACCATGCATGACTCTGAAACACATAGTTCAAGTGTCACTCATCCTCATCATGCTAGACATGTTAGAAATTTTGTTCAGCAACTAGGTCTCATTGACTTAGGTTACTCAGGAGCTGACACAACTTGGTCAAATCATCGTAGTGGAGATGATCATGTCTCTGCTCGTCTAGATAGATCTTTAGTGAATAATCGCTGGATCAACCACTACACAAATGCACATCTTCAACATTTAGTACCTGTTGCTTCGGATCACAGCCCGATTTTGCTACATACAGTTCCTTCTGCTACAAAACATTCTCCTTTTAAACTCTACAAGTGTTGGTTTAAAATGGATTCTTGTACTGATACTATTGCACGCAACTGGCAGCAACGATTTTCGGGGTCTCCTTCGTTTCAGTTTTCtagtaaattaaaactaaccagaACTCAGCTGAAAATATGGAAACGACTTTCTTTTGGCAACATCGAGATTAACCTTCAAAATATTCAGAAGCAGTTACAATTTTGCTATGACCGCAATTTGCCTTCTTCTCATCCTCAAGTTAAGCATCTAAGCTCTTCCTTGCAGCAATGGCTTTTGATTCAAAAAGAGTTCTTCATGCAAAAAGCAGGTTATAAAGTTCTTGAAGCAGATAGAAACACTTCTTATTTTCACTCGATAGTCAATTACAATAAGAGAAGGTCAACTATCAATTCTATCCAGGGTCCCTTGGGCATTTGGTTTGATAGCAGAAGTGATATTGAAGCTATATTTACTAACCATTTTAAGAATATTGCTACTTCTTCTAAGCCTCAGATTAATAACGAGATTCTGCATCTTTTTCAACCTTGTGTTTCAGAAATACAGAACAATTGCCTTATCTAGGTGCCTCATGCTCAAGAAATAAAGGATGTGGTATTTCAAATCAAGCCTTGGGATTCTCCGGGTAATGATGGGTTCCAAGCTGGATTTTATCAACATTGTTGGGATGTTGTTGGCACTGAGGTAATCTC encodes the following:
- the LOC113312877 gene encoding uncharacterized protein LOC113312877 produces the protein MSWQDAERAAKFIWPPLRRHNQWFVQVRGLEPNIFVIKFKISEDKDAILFGGAWNLDGHLIVLKDWNPTMDYHLLDFSVSPFWLEYKYLLPEFTYADILRMFGNIVGEVRVIEPDGVNPPTSSKYRALVLINVNTPLITGITTTNAAGVTRWIGFFYEKQPYCLRPECKVPNHEEIDCANMTHTRHEMEEIVRGFGFVEPIFPPQRNPEQEAQLFLQHGSQRRDRLRQPIEQHPRHFDGMRLSIFSATDSGSGASSSYHNQAQPSSSLRPSYTMTSDGASTSGVKKRYRRTPILVITSEPHIPDADLDDNVVTSQVDDTVSVEDDTTASAIDNVWDIAAASAYNAQNHTDAWQQGHMSREGEP